CAGATAAATCAGTGCTTTCCACACTGGCCACAGGACACAAACACCCAACTGACAATTCAGAAGTCTGTGTGCATTACTGAGACTGACACTGCTTAGGGTATCCCAAATTAAAAGGATGCAGCTGAACTAGgtgattgtgactgaaacttgCTGCTCTTTCTATTCTACTCCTACCTAATCCTATCCTAACCTATTTCAGCCAGTGAGCCTCTGTACAGCTCTTGGGGGCTCTTCTCCAGTGCTCTCAATTCTCACTGCCCTGCAGactgaggctgctgggcacaggtAACCTCAGGTACCTGTCAAAGGAACCAGATCTGCAGATCATGACTGTGTCAGGaacagcagcctggccagcccctGTCTCTGTAAAACTGGGGGGGGAAACCAGGGGTGTCAGTTTAGGCTTCATCAGTGACTCACCTCTGTCCCAATCTCATTAGCGATGATGTTCATAAATTCAGAATCACCCTCTTTCCTGTACGGATGGATAAaaaaaaacacttcagaaaGAAGCAAAACCCCCTCTAGAGTACAAAATCTCAATCAGAAACCAAGTGCCTGATCAGGGATTTGCTCTTATTTGTCTATAGATGTATATCCTcgctgggcactgctgtggaCACTTTAGGAATTATGCAAGTGTTATCTTTAAGAAATAGAGCTCCCTGGttttaaatacttgaaaataTCAAGTGCAAAGGGAATTAGATGGACACAGCAATTTCTCAGCTACAGCACCAGAAGAATTTAGTGACTGAATTACAGATTCCTTTAATTACACAACTTTGCAGCAGGCCAAGGCACTTTAATATTCTATTTCCTTTGTTTAAAGTGCCATAAAACCTGTGGGATACTGTTGGCCCCTCTTCCCTGAGCTCCCCCATACCTGTGCAATACAAAGAGCTGCTTTGGAGCAGGTTTGCTCTTGAAGTCCCGGGCTATCAAAACAGCAATGTCTCTAAGCAGGTTCAGGTTattctgaaagagaagaaaattaactgtactgcagctggagaagccaGTGTGAACACAGTGGTGTTCCCAGAGGTTTGAGCACTTTTCAGAAAATCCACAAAAACTGAAGCCAATGATTTGACTCCCAGTTACCACAACTAATGGTCTACAGGAAATAGAGACAACCCACGTTTCCCAGCCATTCTTGTACCTTCTGGAGCAGtttcacagagctctgcagtctCTTCACAGCCTCTACGTGCTCACCTGGtccatttctgaaagaaatgggAGACTTTGGATCACTACTCTGAAGGACAGAGGAAGGATTTCCTAAAGGAGCAAAATAGACAACatcacacacagccccacaacCTGTACCCTGAGGCTTATGTGGTATCTCTCAGGAGGAGGGGTGAAGATGAAATAACAAAAGTGGAAAGGGGATtacttgagcagggaggttagAGCCTTCTCAGTACTGTGACTTTGTTCGACTGACTTCAGCACTCTGTTTCCCACCAAGAAAACCaagttggttttgttctttttccctttttccacaCCAAGGAGTTTAATAAccttcaaaagaaaatcaacCTGGTCAGAACAGCATTTTGGTAATTCACATAGGTGGTCAGTTCCTGTCAGATTATGCCCTGTGGTGAATTTTGACTCTCTGCTAGCAAAAATAAATTGATTAAAATCAGCCATAAGatcaacataaaaaaaaaaaaggcatggtGGTACAATGGAATTTATGCAATCTTCTAGCCATGGGATGTACTCTACAAGGAATCTGGATGTATCTGCTGGGAAACTCTAACCAATGACTGAGAAAGTACAAATACTTAAAGGCAGGTCTAGAATTTTATCACCATTTCCCTGCACAGACTTCTCATCCACGGTGAACGCTCAAAAATATCAGAGCTTTAAGCAGAGGGAACATGGCcaacagccctggcagtgcaaAAACACCACTGCTGTACACAGGGCTGAGTTCTGcaacaaggaaacaaaagcacCTGTGGCACCCAGCCCGTGTGTgaccctcctggggctccctcagcctggggctctgccaCCCCCTTCCCCATCAGCAGAgtctggagcagcctgtggaTCCCAGGGACTCTGGCTGTACTTCATGTGGAGCGTGGCCCCCAGaggcagcccagctgcagcagcccaccTGGAGGTCACTCAGGTTGGAGACATGAGTCCCACAGCACAGGTTGGAGTCGATGCCTTCGATGTCCACCACCCGCACGGGCCCCGCGTGGTCATCGGGCAGCCCCCGGCTCCTCACCTGGCAGAGGAGAAGGGTGACAAAGCAGGGGACATCTGTGCTCAGTTATTCCATGAATAGCATCAGTTCTCCCCCACCACTCACTGTTTCAACTTCAGGGTCATCGGCAGCCAGTTCCCTCACTGTCACAGGGACCCTGTCCCGGATTTTCTCGTTCACGCTCTCCTCCAGGGCCTGGAcctgctctgctgtcaccaCGGGGGTGTCCAGCTCAATGACACTGCGCTGAcggcccagctccctgcaccaAGGAAGAACAACATCTGCTGAGACCAGCTGGGAGGTGCCTTTGTGCAGCACCAGCATCCCACTGCTGGCAATGTGGACTGAAACAAAACAgacttccctcctctccctaTTATGTTCAAAGCACCAGGTGGAAACCAAGCACTTAAGGAGGACAAGACAGAGCAAATACTTTGTACAGCTTCTCTCCAGGTCAGTCACTTCTCCTGCAATGTCTGAGCTCAAATAAACCATCCAAATTGCTTTTGGTGTTTCAGTGCTCAGGCTCTGTGCAGGGTAGCATGGTGGCACGTGCCAAATGGGTCAAAAGGAACCTTTATCCTGCTCACCATGAAGTTGTCTTGAATCCAAACATCTGTTCTGCAACGGCACTGATGAGATGCTGTCCTGGAAGAGATGTGCAAGCACTAGCTCTGAGTGCCACTGGCATTTTCAGTCAGGCCGTGTCTTTCCTGTTGACATTCTCCACAACAGGCGAGTGCTGGGTGCTGAGAGgctcctgccagagctcagcagcagcaaggagaagCTCTGGCCTTGTGAGCCTCAGCTCCCAGTACTGCAGCACACGCTGTGCAAAGCAGGCTGAACTTTCTCTTCCAAACCTGTTTTTGGTGCGTTTAAAAGCCAAGGAGAGCTCGCAGAGGGACATCTGCTGCCCTCAGTAATCCCGGGAACAAactgtgcacacagagctggcGGATTTCTCCCTACCCTGACCAGGATGGGGACACGGTGTGCGCTGACCGCCCCCCCGCCCCACCGGCACGGCCCGCGGGGTGCTCCCGTGCGCTCCCCGGTACCGGCACGGACCTGAATGCTGCTGCATGTGGTCGAAGCGGCGCTCCCAGTCCAGCGACAGCAGCACTTCAGCGCCCGGTTCCAGCGCGGCCGGCACGAAATGCACGGCCTCGGGGCCCCGCCGTGTCACGCGCAGCACCGGCACGTCCCCGATGAGGCCGCGATCGTCCGGCTGCGGACACGGGACATCAGCGCCGCCggtcccggcccggcccccgcccgccccgcccggctcGGCCCGTACCTGCCCGCCGCCCTCGGGGAAGAGGATGGTGTCCTCCAGCACCACCTGGAACCCGTGCACCGGCTCCCCGCCGCCCTCGGGCCGCAGCTCGGCCGCCCGGCACGACACCACCCTGGTGGTGAACTGAGACAGAGACGGCGGCGCCGTGAGGGCCCGCCCGAGCCTGccccgcgccccggccccggcccgacGCTACCTGCCGGGCCCAGCTGTCCCGCTGGCACCGGAACACCATCGCGACCTTCCGGCACAAGCGAGCCGGGACCGgcggagggacagggacagggagcggCGGTGGCGACCGCCGTGCGGCGAGCGGGCGGGGCTTGCACGGGGACGCGCGGGCGCGCTCCCGCCGGCGGCGCGCGCTGCCGGGGCCGGTGCGGGTGAGCGGCTCCCGGTGCCCGGCGCGGCACACGGCACAAGGCTGCGGCAGTTCACGTTTATTGCCCCGCGCCCCGCCAGGTTAGCCAGCTACGGGAGACCGGACCGCGGGTCGGGAGCGATGCCCGCGGCGGCGCTCGAGCTGAGGCGGCTCCGCTTCCTCGGAGAACCCTGCCCGCGCTGCTCCCCGGTGCGGGCTACCGGTGCACCGGCTGGCCTCCCGCGGCGTCCCCAGGGACCTGGGCGTCAGTCATCCTGCGGGAGGGAGGAGCGAGGTGCCAGGGACGGGGCCGACACCGGGCCGGCCCCGGTGGCAGCGGGTGGCACCAGCCGGTTGTGCCGGGGAGCGTTTCCACAGGACAGGCTGCCCGAGGGGTGCAGTGGGAGGTGCTGCCGGTGCCCCGGAGCCGGCGGAAGGCTGAGGCTGGGTTGTGCTCGGCTGGGCATCAGGAAGCAGCTGGCAGGTGGTACTTACATCCAGGTCATCCATGGCTGGTGGGGGGCCTTTTTCTGTCACCTTCTCCAGCATCTGGATGGGAAACAAACATCTGGATCCCCAAATTCCCGGCGTTCCCCCATCCCACACACCCATACGATGTGCCCCAGGATCCTGAGGCCGGTAGCCCAGCTCACCTCTGCGTACTGTTCCACCATGGCCCTCTCCACCTCCTCGTCCCCTTCCCAATCTCGCCAGTTGTCAAAGTCCACggagagccaggctggctgtgggcacagagagCATCCCCTGAGCgggggagcagcactgcagggacctgcagcccaggggcagctcctgcacaggtGAAGGGCAAGGGCAGGAAGCAGGAGTGTCCCTTTGCCTGAAGGCATTGGTCCTGGTCCTGAGTGAGTCAAGGAAAAGGGATGCCACGTCCTTCCTG
The DNA window shown above is from Molothrus aeneus isolate 106 chromosome 28, BPBGC_Maene_1.0, whole genome shotgun sequence and carries:
- the AARSD1 gene encoding alanyl-tRNA editing protein Aarsd1, with translation MVFRCQRDSWARQFTTRVVSCRAAELRPEGGGEPVHGFQVVLEDTILFPEGGGQPDDRGLIGDVPVLRVTRRGPEAVHFVPAALEPGAEVLLSLDWERRFDHMQQHSGQHLISAVAEQMFGFKTTSWELGRQRSVIELDTPVVTAEQVQALEESVNEKIRDRVPVTVRELAADDPEVETVRSRGLPDDHAGPVRVVDIEGIDSNLCCGTHVSNLSDLQVIKLLGVEKGKKNKTNLVFLVGNRVLKSVEQSHSTEKALTSLLKNGPGEHVEAVKRLQSSVKLLQKNNLNLLRDIAVLIARDFKSKPAPKQLFVLHRKEGDSEFMNIIANEIGTEETLLFLTVGDEKEAGLFLLAGPVEAVENLGPRVAELLGGKGAGKRGRFQGKAAKMSRRGEVQALLQEFISNQNPGA